In Amphiura filiformis chromosome 2, Afil_fr2py, whole genome shotgun sequence, one DNA window encodes the following:
- the LOC140136428 gene encoding neuronal acetylcholine receptor subunit alpha-10-like gives MGFKGINSDIILITITLLSFNNAYAYQNQTVAVKRLHNHLFADYSNEFRPVHNSSTATKVIMRLQVTSLLTMDIRDQKYSIQTFLKLTWTDEFLTWNPKDFDGLKIHSVPVAMIWLPDILMYNSANMQFGIYKADTIAKLYPDGTVIWLIPTIYTSTCKIQVRWFPFDVQVCVMRFASWIHTGIEIDLHPENSLDALENRFLSNGVWDMVAVRSKRVIVKYICCPEPYSEVHYVLVFQRHADFYIYYMILPCFLLSILSLVVFYLPSDCGEKLQYSATNLLALIVFQQIIAGNIPPTSDDPPLIGMYGIIMLTGEINYPILLSSTL, from the exons ATGGGATTCAAAGGAATAAACAGCGATATCATATTGATAACAATAACTCTACTGTCGTTTAACAATG CATATGCTTATCAAAACCAAACGGTTGCTGTCAAAAGACTACACAACCACCTGTTTGCTGATTACAGCAATGAATTTCGTCCTGTGCACAACAGCTCCACAGCAACCAAAGTCATCATGAGATTGCAGGTTACAAGTCTACTAACTATG GATATACGTGATCAAAAGTACTCAATACAGACCTTTCTAAAACTC ACATGGACTGACGAGTTTCTTACATGGAATCCCAAGGACTTCGATGGTCTAAAAATACACTCTGTTCCTGTGGCCATGATATGGTTGCCAGACATATTGATGTATAATAG TGCTAACATGCAATTTGGAATCTACAAAGCAGACACTATTGCTAAGCTGTATCCAGATGGCACGGTAATATGGCTTATTCCAACGATTTACACTTCAACTTGTAAAATTCAGGTTCGGTGGTTCCCGTTTGACGTACAGGTTTGCGTAATGAGATTTGCCTCTTGGATTCATACTGGTATTGAAATCGATCTGCACCCAGAAAATAGCTTGGACGCCTTGGAGAATAG GTTCTTATCCAATGGAGTCTGGGACATGGTAGCAGTCCGTTCCAAACGAGTGATAGTTAAATACATATGTTGCCCAGAACCGTACTCTGAAGTACATTACGTCCTTGTATTCCAACGTCACGCTGACTTTTACATTTACTACATGATATTACCGTGTTTCTTGCTATCAATACTATCACTGGTGGTATTTTACCTGCCTTCTGATTGCGGAGAGAAGCTACAATACTCTGCCACCAATTTATTGGCTTTGATAGTGTTCCAACAAATTATTGCTGGGAACATACCGCCAACCTCGGATGATCCTCCGCTAATTGGTATGTATGGTATAATTATGCTAACGGGGGAAATAAATTATCCAATTTTGTTATCAAGCACATTGTAA